Proteins encoded in a region of the Corynebacterium genitalium ATCC 33030 genome:
- a CDS encoding ABC transporter ATP-binding protein, whose translation MDSSHVSLRGVRREFADGTGLHKTSLDIAKGEFVSILGPSGCGKSTLLRCIGGLETPDDGVIEFAGNEVFGPNTNVPVNKRNLSMVFQDLALWPHMTVAKNVEFPLTTGNQKVAKAEREERVARAMDMVGIGAKAEQRPNELSGGQQQRVAIARALVSDPELLLMDEPLSALDAALRTQIRSELTRLAYELNLTVIYVTHDQSEALAMSDRVAVMNAGNVRQFADPVELYDHPADDFVAGFVGVTNTHETLPTNRPEDLEVTPLDGKRPDTQPANSIIGEVVESQYTGGRYEVRCVVPGAADPWLAYSRHRLGRGDKVLLTVTSHS comes from the coding sequence ATGGATAGTTCGCACGTCTCATTGCGCGGAGTGCGCCGCGAGTTCGCTGACGGAACGGGGTTGCACAAAACCTCGCTGGACATCGCGAAAGGTGAATTTGTCTCAATACTCGGCCCGTCTGGATGTGGAAAGTCGACGCTATTGAGGTGCATCGGTGGACTTGAGACACCGGACGACGGAGTTATTGAGTTTGCAGGCAACGAAGTGTTCGGTCCCAACACCAATGTCCCAGTAAACAAACGCAACCTGTCGATGGTGTTCCAAGATCTCGCGCTATGGCCGCATATGACGGTGGCCAAGAACGTGGAATTCCCGCTGACCACTGGAAATCAGAAAGTGGCAAAAGCGGAGCGCGAAGAACGCGTTGCGCGGGCAATGGACATGGTGGGAATCGGCGCCAAAGCCGAGCAACGCCCGAACGAATTGTCCGGTGGTCAACAGCAGCGCGTTGCTATTGCACGTGCATTGGTGTCCGATCCAGAGCTGTTGCTCATGGACGAGCCGCTGTCTGCCTTGGATGCGGCCCTGCGCACACAGATTCGTTCGGAGCTGACCCGCTTGGCGTACGAGCTGAACCTGACCGTCATTTACGTCACGCACGACCAGTCCGAGGCGTTGGCCATGTCGGACCGCGTCGCCGTGATGAATGCTGGCAACGTCCGCCAATTCGCCGACCCGGTCGAGCTGTACGACCACCCGGCAGATGACTTTGTCGCCGGTTTCGTCGGTGTGACCAACACCCACGAAACGCTTCCGACGAACCGCCCCGAGGACCTCGAGGTCACTCCCCTCGATGGAAAGCGACCGGACACGCAACCGGCGAACTCCATCATCGGCGAGGTGGTGGAGAGCCAATACACCGGTGGACGCTACGAGGTCCGCTGTGTGGTGCCCGGTGCCGCCGATCCATGGCTGGCTTACTCGCGGCACCGCCTCGGCCGAGGTGACAAGGTCCTGCTGACGGTCACCTCGCATTCCTAA
- the metX gene encoding homoserine O-acetyltransferase MetX has translation MIPLPPEGELTHQPIGDFQTEAGAVIRDVTVAYQRWGEFHGDPHGRNNLILVEHALTGDSNAVVWWDGLIGPGAPIDTDRFCVICTNVLGGCSGTTGPSSDHPDGGKWGSRFPATSIRDHVRTEAHFLEALGITSMHAVIGGSMGGARTLEWTLMYPDWANYACVIAMSARASAWQIGIQSAQISAIERDPDWQGGDYYGTGRSPDAGLSAARRLAHLTYRGELEIDERFGTMAQPGENPLGAFRDRQQRFAVQSYLDYQGQRLVERFDAGSYVTITESLSRHDIGRGRGGLNRALAQITVPTMVVGVDTDILYPFHQQEHISRNIGNLLAMNKIVSPVGHDAFLVETRQMGHILRNFIAMADQTPSASDLAKEQGNYDI, from the coding sequence ATGATCCCGCTTCCGCCCGAAGGCGAACTCACCCACCAACCGATCGGTGACTTCCAGACGGAGGCTGGTGCCGTCATCCGCGACGTGACTGTCGCCTACCAGCGGTGGGGTGAGTTCCACGGGGATCCCCATGGCCGCAACAACCTCATCCTTGTGGAACATGCCCTGACCGGCGATTCCAACGCCGTCGTGTGGTGGGACGGGCTGATCGGCCCCGGCGCGCCTATCGACACGGACCGCTTCTGCGTCATCTGCACGAACGTCCTCGGCGGCTGCTCTGGCACGACCGGCCCGTCGAGCGACCACCCGGACGGCGGGAAGTGGGGCTCGCGGTTCCCGGCGACGTCGATACGCGATCATGTGCGCACCGAAGCCCACTTCTTAGAGGCGCTCGGCATCACCTCGATGCACGCCGTGATCGGCGGCTCCATGGGCGGCGCACGCACCCTCGAGTGGACGCTGATGTACCCGGACTGGGCGAACTACGCCTGCGTCATCGCCATGTCTGCGCGCGCGAGCGCCTGGCAGATCGGCATCCAGTCCGCGCAAATCTCCGCGATCGAGCGCGACCCGGACTGGCAGGGCGGCGACTACTACGGCACCGGCCGCTCCCCCGATGCAGGCCTGTCCGCCGCACGCAGGCTGGCGCACCTGACCTACCGCGGTGAGCTGGAGATTGACGAGCGTTTTGGCACCATGGCCCAGCCAGGCGAGAACCCCCTCGGCGCCTTCCGCGACAGGCAGCAGCGCTTCGCCGTGCAGAGCTACCTCGACTACCAGGGCCAGCGGCTCGTGGAGCGTTTCGACGCCGGCTCCTACGTCACCATCACCGAGTCCCTCTCCCGCCACGACATCGGCCGCGGACGCGGCGGACTGAACCGGGCGCTCGCACAAATCACCGTGCCCACGATGGTCGTCGGCGTGGACACCGACATCCTCTACCCGTTCCACCAGCAAGAGCACATCTCGCGCAACATCGGCAACCTGCTGGCGATGAACAAGATCGTCTCCCCCGTCGGCCACGACGCCTTCCTAGTGGAAACCCGCCAAATGGGCCACATCCTGCGCAACTTCATTGCCATGGCGGACCAGACCCCGTCCGCGAGCGACTTAGCGAAGGAGCAGGGCAACTACGACATCTAG
- a CDS encoding metallophosphoesterase family protein codes for MSSVAVLADVHLGRKQTGDKKTGPGIEWALETLDHAAAAGASHLVVVGDIIDRKRYTEATYSEVAAFFSRGLELFETVVFTAGNHDVYHDLGAVIPRGVIVSGTQPHTIEVGEWALHSAAVEVDRDPRSLVSDFPHPLPHAVNLGLLHTSVTGEYSKHDCLPCTTEELLACGYDAWILGHVHSQITLNPEPFIGWVGMGRAYLIDVNDGDVRVQNLVV; via the coding sequence GTGAGTTCTGTAGCAGTCCTTGCTGACGTACACCTTGGCCGCAAACAGACCGGAGACAAGAAAACCGGGCCCGGAATTGAATGGGCCCTAGAGACCCTTGATCATGCGGCCGCTGCCGGGGCGAGCCACCTTGTCGTGGTCGGTGACATCATCGACCGCAAGCGCTACACCGAGGCCACGTACTCTGAGGTGGCTGCATTCTTCAGCCGTGGGCTCGAACTGTTCGAAACGGTGGTTTTCACCGCGGGCAACCATGACGTCTACCACGATCTCGGCGCCGTCATTCCGCGGGGAGTCATTGTCTCCGGCACACAGCCACACACCATCGAGGTGGGTGAGTGGGCATTGCATTCCGCTGCTGTTGAGGTAGATAGGGACCCGCGCTCACTCGTGAGCGACTTTCCGCACCCTTTACCTCATGCCGTGAACCTTGGGTTGCTTCACACTTCGGTTACCGGCGAGTACTCCAAACACGATTGCCTTCCATGCACGACAGAGGAACTCCTCGCATGCGGGTACGACGCGTGGATCCTGGGCCATGTCCACTCGCAAATCACACTGAACCCTGAGCCTTTTATCGGCTGGGTAGGTATGGGGCGGGCGTATCTCATTGACGTGAACGACGGAGACGTCCGTGTGCAGAACCTGGTGGTGTAA
- a CDS encoding class I SAM-dependent methyltransferase, producing the protein MDMTSRETQEAYSDVAGRYIDQLGSIDSVDEADRLFIAEGFKGVTNSILDVGCGPGHLTAYLNSLGHQAAGIDLVPQFVNHARRAYPGIEYSVIDIESFEGDVESAGGVLAWYSLIHMTPEDMLTTLETLSRILVPEGVLVYGGFLADSRKLFAHKVFPATAYSEDDITSLIEYAGFRVSRVETRPATAQKRAHIAVTAVRA; encoded by the coding sequence ATGGATATGACGTCTCGCGAAACGCAGGAAGCTTACTCGGACGTGGCGGGCAGGTACATCGATCAATTGGGGAGCATCGATTCTGTCGACGAGGCGGATCGTCTGTTCATCGCGGAAGGTTTCAAAGGCGTCACCAACAGCATTCTCGATGTGGGTTGCGGTCCTGGTCACCTCACGGCGTACCTCAACAGTCTGGGGCATCAAGCTGCTGGAATAGACCTAGTTCCTCAGTTCGTGAATCATGCGCGGAGGGCATATCCAGGCATTGAGTACTCGGTGATCGACATTGAGAGTTTCGAAGGGGACGTCGAGAGCGCGGGTGGGGTGCTGGCGTGGTACTCGCTCATCCACATGACGCCGGAGGACATGCTGACGACCCTCGAAACGCTCTCGAGGATTCTCGTTCCTGAAGGCGTGCTCGTTTATGGCGGGTTCCTTGCCGATTCCCGAAAGCTCTTCGCTCACAAAGTTTTCCCGGCGACGGCGTACTCGGAAGACGACATCACATCCCTTATTGAATACGCAGGCTTTCGGGTTAGCAGAGTGGAAACTCGTCCTGCCACCGCACAGAAGCGTGCACATATTGCTGTGACTGCAGTGCGAGCCTAG
- a CDS encoding tRNA (cytidine(34)-2'-O)-methyltransferase: protein MHVIFDNPVIPGNTGNTIRLCAGTGFTLHLVKPLGFLLDDKHLKRSGLDYHDLADVQIHEDIESCFASLIDARIFAFTTHTTRHYTDVEYRDTDALLFGTEPTGLPEEHSHHPRVTDQLRIPMLPGRRSMNLANSAAVASYEAWRQLGFPGGV, encoded by the coding sequence GTGCACGTGATCTTCGACAACCCCGTCATCCCCGGCAACACTGGCAACACGATCCGCCTCTGCGCGGGCACCGGGTTCACGCTCCACCTGGTCAAACCGTTGGGCTTCCTGCTGGATGACAAGCATCTGAAACGCTCCGGCCTGGACTACCACGACCTCGCCGACGTGCAGATTCATGAGGACATCGAGTCCTGCTTCGCGTCGCTTATCGACGCACGCATCTTCGCCTTCACCACCCACACCACCCGCCACTACACAGACGTGGAGTACCGGGACACAGATGCGCTTCTCTTCGGCACAGAGCCGACGGGATTGCCCGAGGAGCACTCCCACCACCCGCGCGTGACAGACCAGTTGCGCATCCCGATGCTGCCCGGGCGCCGGTCGATGAACCTGGCCAACTCGGCTGCCGTGGCCTCCTACGAGGCGTGGCGGCAGTTGGGGTTCCCCGGCGGGGTGTGA
- a CDS encoding DUF3017 domain-containing protein, which translates to MDNPHDIGTPPSRLPVRVQQIMIVLFVLGFVAASLFSVTEHWRRAAFTLGVSMLWLTACRLTCDSQVMGLLAVRSRRFDALFSASTGALLLWLALSVDALGS; encoded by the coding sequence CTGGATAACCCGCACGACATCGGCACCCCACCGTCCCGGCTGCCCGTGCGTGTCCAGCAGATAATGATCGTGCTGTTCGTCCTCGGCTTCGTCGCGGCCTCGCTGTTCTCGGTGACAGAGCACTGGCGCCGAGCGGCATTCACTCTCGGCGTATCTATGCTGTGGCTCACCGCGTGCCGCTTGACGTGCGACTCGCAAGTGATGGGGTTGTTGGCGGTGCGGTCGCGACGTTTCGACGCGCTATTCTCGGCGTCGACAGGCGCACTGCTGCTCTGGTTGGCGCTGTCGGTGGATGCGTTGGGGAGCTAG
- a CDS encoding ABC transporter permease — MRTRAKTNAGVYPVLLILLVLVAAPLVSVLVTAVTGYRDEDSALHTLFRPEMLRVIWNTVWLSFLVVMFSTLFAAPLAFLRAWTPMRKAEWVEVMIMIPFMTPPFAAALAWMDFTRLRGVADMLLGPALGDAVRSAINSVWGMGFIMAAELFPFLYLILRNAFASIPASQLEMAQVAGASRWQQFSRVVAPIVLGPYSLGALIVFIKAAGEFGTPVTLGNAIGYPVLVSSIYQDVTIDPLNFSKAAASSSVLFTLGVLAWGTQQWVARTDLVSGGRVSRAVHLNPSRPAMVVAWIYAAVVFILCVVIPYISIILASMTILRSKPPTLNNLTFDYFKIVLQMPSGQEALTRSIALGAIGATTAVVLALAVTIFTLRNRTLSSRLSDFLAVAPDTVPGIVLAIGFILLWNSPRLPFTPYGSQIILVMAFTVLFVPMAVQNIKTSAVSMSPTLSEASAVSGATRWQTFTRITLPMLAPGIFAGWLLAFFVGIRELVMSSLIRPSNINLLAPWIMNQFEQGHRAEAMAMTLIGVGTSTAVLVLIRWWQGRASHQAR; from the coding sequence ATGAGAACGAGAGCTAAAACTAACGCCGGTGTGTACCCGGTGCTGCTGATCTTGCTAGTGCTGGTTGCGGCGCCGCTCGTGTCCGTCCTGGTCACCGCAGTGACGGGCTACCGGGACGAGGATTCTGCACTGCACACCCTCTTCCGTCCCGAAATGCTTCGGGTCATCTGGAACACAGTTTGGCTTTCGTTCCTCGTCGTCATGTTCTCCACCCTCTTCGCTGCTCCGCTAGCCTTCCTTCGCGCTTGGACACCCATGCGGAAGGCAGAATGGGTAGAGGTCATGATCATGATCCCGTTCATGACGCCGCCTTTTGCCGCAGCTCTGGCGTGGATGGACTTCACACGCCTGCGCGGCGTTGCGGACATGCTCCTCGGCCCCGCGCTCGGTGACGCGGTCCGTTCCGCGATCAACTCGGTGTGGGGTATGGGCTTCATCATGGCGGCGGAACTCTTCCCGTTCCTGTATCTCATCCTCAGAAATGCCTTCGCCTCTATTCCGGCTTCGCAGCTGGAAATGGCGCAAGTGGCAGGGGCGAGTCGCTGGCAGCAATTCAGCCGTGTGGTCGCTCCCATTGTGCTCGGGCCGTACTCGCTAGGAGCACTCATTGTCTTCATTAAGGCCGCGGGTGAGTTCGGTACTCCGGTCACGCTCGGTAACGCGATCGGGTACCCGGTTCTCGTTTCCTCTATCTACCAAGATGTGACCATCGATCCGCTGAACTTCTCAAAGGCTGCTGCATCCTCGAGTGTTCTGTTCACACTGGGCGTGCTCGCTTGGGGTACTCAGCAGTGGGTTGCACGTACTGACTTGGTGAGCGGTGGCCGGGTCTCCCGGGCTGTGCACCTGAACCCCTCGCGCCCCGCGATGGTTGTGGCTTGGATCTACGCTGCGGTGGTGTTCATCCTGTGTGTGGTGATTCCCTACATCTCTATCATCCTCGCGTCGATGACGATCCTGCGTTCAAAGCCGCCGACACTCAACAACCTGACTTTCGATTACTTCAAGATTGTCCTCCAGATGCCGTCCGGGCAGGAGGCGCTAACGCGTTCCATTGCGCTTGGTGCAATTGGTGCAACGACAGCGGTTGTGCTTGCTCTTGCAGTAACGATCTTCACATTGCGTAACCGCACGCTGTCTTCCCGCTTGAGCGACTTCCTTGCAGTGGCTCCCGATACTGTTCCCGGAATCGTGCTCGCGATCGGTTTCATCTTGCTGTGGAACTCTCCGCGTTTGCCGTTTACCCCTTACGGCTCGCAAATCATCCTTGTGATGGCATTCACTGTGCTGTTTGTCCCCATGGCGGTGCAAAACATCAAGACTTCAGCGGTGTCCATGTCGCCGACACTCAGCGAGGCATCCGCCGTTTCGGGTGCTACGCGATGGCAAACGTTCACACGCATCACACTCCCCATGCTTGCCCCAGGAATTTTCGCAGGCTGGCTGCTGGCGTTCTTCGTGGGCATCCGCGAGCTGGTCATGTCGTCTCTGATTAGGCCGTCGAACATCAACCTGCTCGCACCCTGGATCATGAACCAGTTCGAGCAGGGACACAGAGCCGAAGCAATGGCGATGACCCTGATCGGTGTGGGTACATCGACTGCGGTCCTGGTGCTCATCCGATGGTGGCAGGGGCGTGCAAGCCACCAAGCCCGCTAG
- a CDS encoding bifunctional methylenetetrahydrofolate dehydrogenase/methenyltetrahydrofolate cyclohydrolase, whose translation MTAIKLDGKLYREEIFADLQARVTRLKEKHGVTPGLATVLVGEDPASQNYVRMKHKDCEELGIASIMKELPGDCTQEELDAVIEELNNDDAVTGYIVQLPLPKHLDENRVLGLIDPDKDADGLHPVNLGRLVLNEPAPLPCTPNGSLALLERFGVDLDGAIVCVIGRGVTVGRPISLMLTKRDVNATAVLCHTGTKDLAAETRRADVIIAAAGKPHMITADMIKDGAAVLDVGVSRLDGKTTGDVHPDVWDKAGWVSPNPGGVGPMTRTFLVRNIVERAERIAHAE comes from the coding sequence GTGACTGCGATCAAACTGGACGGAAAACTCTACCGCGAAGAAATCTTCGCCGACCTTCAAGCTCGTGTAACTCGCTTGAAGGAGAAGCATGGTGTGACGCCGGGCTTGGCCACGGTGCTTGTCGGTGAGGATCCCGCCAGCCAGAACTACGTGCGCATGAAGCACAAGGACTGCGAGGAGCTGGGCATCGCGTCCATCATGAAGGAGCTGCCGGGGGATTGCACCCAGGAAGAGCTCGACGCGGTCATCGAGGAGCTCAACAACGACGACGCGGTCACCGGCTACATCGTGCAGCTGCCGCTGCCGAAGCACCTCGACGAGAACCGTGTGCTGGGTCTGATCGACCCGGATAAGGACGCTGACGGCCTGCACCCGGTCAACCTCGGCCGCCTCGTGCTCAACGAGCCCGCCCCGCTGCCGTGCACCCCCAACGGGTCGCTCGCGCTGCTCGAGCGTTTCGGCGTGGACTTGGACGGCGCAATCGTGTGCGTTATCGGGCGCGGCGTGACCGTTGGCCGCCCGATCTCGCTCATGCTGACCAAGCGCGACGTCAACGCGACCGCCGTGCTCTGCCACACCGGCACCAAGGATCTCGCCGCGGAGACCCGCCGCGCCGATGTCATTATCGCCGCCGCGGGCAAACCCCACATGATCACCGCCGACATGATCAAAGACGGTGCCGCAGTGCTCGACGTGGGCGTGTCGCGTCTCGACGGCAAAACCACCGGAGACGTCCACCCCGACGTGTGGGACAAAGCCGGCTGGGTGTCGCCCAACCCCGGTGGTGTTGGCCCGATGACGCGCACCTTCCTGGTGCGCAACATCGTGGAGAGGGCAGAGCGGATTGCCCACGCCGAGTAG
- a CDS encoding ABC transporter substrate-binding protein — translation MKKFAAALVGIGTALGLVACGSVESNDDAGSTGNDDTASTAEQWQAPDGLSGSIDYYSANPQGLTDALVEAFQERTDVTVNVFAGTTGEVTAKIKAEEANPQADVVYLASWSAADKQSEGGALEEYKPENIDSANADWNASDDTFHGRDGSALALVANTDVVTDMPKDWEDLADEKYKDQVIMPDPRESGTAADLIAAMVSQWGEDKTWELFDNLFDNGMIVQGANGPALDQVTSGSKGIVLGGVDYSAYSAKDKGEPIEVIIPSSGTTVTPRPVMIMKSSDNMDAAKAFVDFMFSEEAQQISASKNMIPANKNVDPKNGPKLDEIDQISDDWSAISSESKDLRDKFAERYLS, via the coding sequence ATGAAGAAGTTTGCTGCTGCACTCGTCGGCATTGGTACCGCTCTCGGCTTGGTCGCCTGCGGATCTGTTGAATCGAACGATGATGCTGGATCCACCGGCAACGATGACACCGCCTCCACTGCTGAACAGTGGCAGGCACCGGACGGGTTGTCCGGTTCCATCGACTACTACTCGGCAAACCCGCAGGGTCTTACCGATGCTCTGGTGGAAGCGTTCCAGGAACGCACTGACGTGACCGTCAACGTCTTCGCTGGTACGACCGGTGAAGTCACTGCGAAGATCAAGGCAGAAGAGGCTAACCCTCAGGCTGATGTCGTTTACCTCGCTTCCTGGAGCGCAGCGGACAAGCAGTCTGAAGGTGGCGCACTAGAGGAGTACAAGCCGGAGAATATCGACTCCGCGAACGCTGATTGGAACGCATCCGACGACACGTTCCATGGTCGTGACGGCTCTGCCTTGGCTCTAGTTGCCAACACCGATGTAGTCACTGACATGCCCAAGGACTGGGAGGATCTCGCTGACGAGAAGTACAAGGACCAGGTGATCATGCCGGATCCTCGCGAGTCTGGCACCGCGGCTGACCTGATTGCCGCCATGGTGTCCCAGTGGGGCGAAGACAAAACCTGGGAACTCTTTGACAATCTCTTTGACAACGGCATGATCGTTCAAGGCGCCAACGGCCCGGCTCTTGACCAGGTCACCTCTGGTTCCAAGGGCATTGTCCTCGGCGGCGTGGACTACTCGGCTTACTCCGCTAAAGACAAGGGTGAGCCGATTGAGGTCATCATCCCGTCCTCCGGTACCACGGTGACCCCTCGCCCGGTCATGATCATGAAGTCTTCCGACAACATGGACGCAGCAAAGGCGTTTGTCGACTTCATGTTCTCCGAAGAAGCACAGCAGATTTCTGCTTCCAAGAACATGATTCCCGCTAACAAGAACGTGGATCCGAAGAACGGCCCGAAGCTCGACGAGATTGATCAAATCTCCGACGATTGGTCTGCAATTTCCTCTGAATCGAAGGATCTCCGTGACAAATTCGCTGAGCGCTACCTCTCCTAG